One window of the Salvia splendens isolate huo1 chromosome 1, SspV2, whole genome shotgun sequence genome contains the following:
- the LOC121810445 gene encoding putative serine/threonine-protein kinase receptor isoform X1 — MDKTFQAILAAIASFFVVTVILASILIICKTESKQQQQRRRRRSSAPQTRSRNLVAPKPNPRPDPNYSPCDSATFDPTSLPHVSMQELVAATHNFSSDLIIGDGSFGLVYKARLSTDAVVAVKRLSRGVASLCLDGAIGHIQIPTHPSIFCRFGSTWNPAGEATREMPEMKGSGDAAAVQDGLLRRRWCRRVDGDGSGIKRRRADGGGMKP, encoded by the exons ATGGATAAAACCTTCCAAGCAATTCTGGCGGCCATCGCCAGCTTCTTCGTGGTCACCGTAATCCTTGCCTCAATCCTCATCATCTGCAAGACCGAATccaagcagcagcagcagcgccgccgccgccgctcctCAGCCCCTCAAACCCGATCCCGCAATCTGGTCGCGCCGAAGCCCAACCCTAGACCCGACCCGAACTATTCCCCCTGCGACAGCGCAACCTTCGACCCGACGAGCCTCCCCCACGTGTCGATGCAGGAGCTCGTCGCCGCGACGCACAACTTCTCCAGCGATCTGATCATCGGCGACGGCAGCTTCGGGCTGGTCTACAAGGCCCGCCTCAGCACCGACGCCGTCGTCGCCGTGAAGCGCCTCTCCAGGGGCGTAGCTAGCCTATGTTTAGATGGGGCAATTGGCCACATCCAAATCCCCACTCATCCTTCTATATTTTG CAGGTTTGGTTCTACTTGGAATCCGGCGGGTGAGGCGACGAGAGAGATGCCGGAGATGAAGGGAAGCGGCGATGCTGCTGCTGTGCAGGATGGGTTactgcggcggcggtggtgcagGAGGGTCGACGGCGACGGAAGCGGAATAAAGAGAAGGAGAGCCGACGGCGGTGGCATGAAACCGTGA
- the LOC121810459 gene encoding serine/threonine-protein kinase PBL36-like has product MDSLPRPPLPWPTRLKIIRGVAAGLAFMHHRLEAPIILRNIKATNILLDGEFGVHIADFGLARWVEKAHSHVSTQGAGTVGYMPPEYLDGATAATPTTAEDVYSFGVLMMEVLTGRRPSFPFPGEDGKEVRLMEWVKRRRGGSWRWWMPPSVGRISRRPWWRRCSRLGLIVRIIRTKGLP; this is encoded by the coding sequence ATGGACTCCCTGCCCCGCCCCCCTCTCCCCTGGCCCACCCGCCTCAAAATCATCAGAGGCGTCGCCGCCGGCCTCGCGTTCATGCACCACCGATTGGAAGCTCCGatcatcctccgcaacatcaaAGCCACCAATATATTACTCGACGGCGAATTCGGGGTCCACATCGCGGATTTCGGGCTGGCGCGGTGGGTGGAGAAGGCGCACTCGCACGTGTCGACGCAGGGGGCGGGGACGGTGGGGTACATGCCGCCGGAGTATCTGGACGGGGCGACGGCGGCGACGCCGACGACGGCGGAGGACGTGTACAGCTTCGGGGTGCTGATGATGGAGGTGCTGACGGGGCGGAGGCCGAGCTTCCCTTTCCCCGGGGAGGACGGGAAGGAGGTGAGGCTGATGGAGTGGGTGAAGCGGAGAAGGGGAGGTTCGTGGAGATGGTGGATGCCTCCATCAGTAGGGAGGATCTCGAGACGACCGTGGTGGAGGAGGTGTTCAAGATTGGGCTTGATTGTGCGGATCATAAGAACAAAAGGCCTGCCATGA
- the LOC121810445 gene encoding putative serine/threonine-protein kinase receptor isoform X2 — MDKTFQAILAAIASFFVVTVILASILIICKTESKQQQQRRRRRSSAPQTRSRNLVAPKPNPRPDPNYSPCDSATFDPTSLPHVSMQELVAATHNFSSDLIIGDGSFGLVYKARLSTDAVVAVKRLSRGVASLCLDGAIGHIQIPTHPSIFCIAGLVLLGIRRVRRRERCRR; from the exons ATGGATAAAACCTTCCAAGCAATTCTGGCGGCCATCGCCAGCTTCTTCGTGGTCACCGTAATCCTTGCCTCAATCCTCATCATCTGCAAGACCGAATccaagcagcagcagcagcgccgccgccgccgctcctCAGCCCCTCAAACCCGATCCCGCAATCTGGTCGCGCCGAAGCCCAACCCTAGACCCGACCCGAACTATTCCCCCTGCGACAGCGCAACCTTCGACCCGACGAGCCTCCCCCACGTGTCGATGCAGGAGCTCGTCGCCGCGACGCACAACTTCTCCAGCGATCTGATCATCGGCGACGGCAGCTTCGGGCTGGTCTACAAGGCCCGCCTCAGCACCGACGCCGTCGTCGCCGTGAAGCGCCTCTCCAGGGGCGTAGCTAGCCTATGTTTAGATGGGGCAATTGGCCACATCCAAATCCCCACTCATCCTTCTATATTTTG TATAGCAGGTTTGGTTCTACTTGGAATCCGGCGGGTGAGGCGACGAGAGAGATGCCGGAGATGA